GGTCCTCAGGTCACCAGTACCAGCATCACTTGGAAACTTGGTAGAAATGCCAATCACTGGGCCCACAGAGACCTCCTGAGCCAATTCCCAGCATAGAATCGCAGCCATCCCAGCCAACCCAGCACTGGCTGAGCCTCCAGGTGGCCACAGAAGTGGAAGCAACACCAACAGAAACCAGCCATTTGGCTAATACCAGAACCACTCTAGCAGATGAGCTAGGAGGGAAAAAGCAATTGATTGTTGTTTCAAGCCACTGTGCTTTGGGATATTTGTTACGCAGCAAAACCACTGATACACAATACAACATTTTTCTACTAATGCCAGCTTTATCTGTTTActtatttctctttccatttagCTGTTCATTCTAGAAACAGTGGCAGATGGAAATCTCATTCAGTAAACATCGGCGGCTCACTCCCCTCCCTCACCTCTGGACAGGCCATTTCCCTGACACAGCGATGCTGGACTCCTTTGTTTGACATACTTCAGCCAGGGAAATGCAGGCCCAGGTAGCTCATGGGGAAGCTTGGTTATTCCATGTGGTTTGGTTCCATCCATTCAGTAGGACAAGAACATGCCCTGAAACCCTGCAACTCCCAGAACAATGATCAGACCTCACAGACCCAGAAACCAGTGCCCAGTACAGCCAGCAGTTGCTGTTCATTTAGTTACTGGACTGTGGCAGGGGCCATAGTGCCTGGCCTAGAGACTGGGATTCAGATGGGAGGTTCAGGTGGCTCAGAGTGGAGGTTCTTTCACCCAGATGAAGAGAGAGTGCACTGTGCTGACCACCAGCTTGACTTTCCAGGTGCAGAGTGGCTGAATGCCAGCCAAGTCTCAAAGGGCACCTGGGATGAGAAGTCTGAAGATTTAGGAAAGAAACCTCAGGACCCCTGCTCACAAGCAGCAGCAGGAGTTCCTGTGAAGAAAATGGAGAGCCACTGAGCAGTGGAGGGGACCTGGATCCTGGCTCTAAAATCCAAAAAGGCTTCTGAAAAAGACTGGTCTCTGGGATCAATGCTGCTGTGACATCCACTGGATGGAAGACCAAAGCAAACCACCAGGGACCAGTGACAGTTCCTGGAATGATGTCACAGGATGTTGTCTAATTAGACTGAAGAGCAAATGAGAGATGAAGATGTTTGTGCAAATGCACAGATGATTCCCAGGACAGACAAGTTCAGAGGCAGCTGCTAGTGTTGAGTTCTACAGCTATTTATTAacttacattttgtttttgacaAGAGACCCCCCCCCCAGCATGCTTAAAAGATATGGAGGGGCCATTGGGAATGGAGTGGTTGAAAGTATTGGAACAGGGATAATTAATACCTTTGAATAGTATATCAGCTGTCGTTTGCTACCTGCAGGGAGTGGAATACTCTTACTTTTCAAATATGCTTGTGTCATtcacaaaaatgattttattctgaGACCCAGGATGAACTTATACATTATTAAAGTGCTGAAAGGGGGAAATTCCTTCTACAGTATTCTCAGAGAGCAATATAGTAATATGAGGAATAGTTGTCCAAACAGAATAAAAGGTGTTATGAAATCCTGCCAGGACCAGCAAGAAACACAAGAGGAGGTTGGAGAAGGAGCAATGAAAACAACGAACATGAGATTCCACTAAGCAGGTGCTCGGAGGAAAAGAAACTGCTGTACAGATTCCTAGGTGCACAATGAGGGACCTGAAGATTTAGGAAAGAAATCTgtgcttgaaagaaaaaaaaaaatgaaatgaccaGCCGAAAGAACGAAGGAAAAGGGGGATGAGATATaatcaaacagaaaaagaatacaaCTACCAAGACAATGGAAAGAGAACCTGCAGATTAAAAGTAGATTAACTTGCTGTACTATCCATTCAGAATAACAAAACGTACGGGGAGAGAATTCAATATTGAATGTTCTCAGTTTTTGCAAGGAGCCCCATTCATTGTTGTTTGCATGTGACACTGGAGGGGGCCTGGATGCTCAGGGAGGAAAATTGAACATAATTACCACATCATTTACATGACTAAAAGTCAAATTTTGCTCTCTATATAAAAAggtaactattttttaaaaaagttcaaattACCCTTAGTGAAATCTCCACATTTTCTCCTCCCCAAAAATTCATGCCCTTGTCATACTGTCCAATTTCGTAAAAATAATGCCGATTTATAGCAAAAAGCCCTCCAGCCATGGCAGGTGacctgggaagaagaaaaaagatagtaATCATGAGTGTTcctaaaaatcatattgaatattagTGTAACTTAGTTAGAAACTAGGAAGCAACTGTATCAATACTAACATTATCTTAACATCCAGCTAAGTGTGTGAAATTACTAAGTTAAAACTACAGTTACTTAAAAGTAGGCAATGACATTTACTTAGCTCTCACCAAATTATGTGAACATCATATTCTTCATGTGTTTCATTTTAGTTGAGCTGTAGTAACTGTCCACAGTTTGGGGGCACACTGGTGTGTTCTGCATGTATGAACTGTGCAATGTTCAAGTCAGGGCAGTGAGTGTGTCCATTATCACAAGCAGTATCATGACTTTATGGCGAGACATTCagaattctttcttctagctATTCTGGAACATGCTATACATTATTCTGAACTACAGTTCCCTGCCTTGCCCTGCAATAGAACCCCAAACTTACTCCTCCTGACTGTGGCTCTGCTCTGTTGGCTGACCCCCCCCACCTTCTCCTGCCTTCCCCATTCCCTCCCTGGCTTCTGGGGTTCACTGTTGGACTCTTCACTTCCTTGAGATCTGTTTTTTTAGGTCCCTGTGAGGTCTTATGGCGCTTGTCTTTCTGCATCTAGCTCATTTCCCTTGGTACAATATCCTCTGGATCTATCCATGTGGTTGCAAATGAGCATTTcacctttttatggctgaataatattccattgtaccacattttctttatccacccaTCTATCAGTGGCCATTTAGATTTGATTCTTGGCTGTTGGGAgtagtgcagatgtctcttcagtGTACCCATATGATTTCCTTTGGGTCTATAGCCAGTAGAGGGGTCTATTTTTGAGGGATCACCATACTGTTTTACATAACCTATATTCCCATcaagtttctccacatcctcagcaGCACTCTGGAGACAGGGCctggttaaattgctgaggctggcttcaaagttgccatcctcttgccttagccttccaagtcgctgggattacaaatgtgtgccagTGCACCTGGctcctttcagtttttttttagtCTTGGTTTCATCTGTGAAGTCAGAGGTAAGGTTGCTCATCAAGGGTAGAGTGTTCAGGTTGGCAGGTAGGTGGACGAAGGAaagaaatcaagatttttttctagcCACTGGGGGAAAATGAGTGAATAAGGCTCTCCAGAGCAGCAGGGCGGgcatgggttagggttggggcacATCTTTTAGGTTTTTGGCAGAATATGTCAGGTCACTCAGAAGAACAAAGGGAACAGAGGTTGGGGTTGGTCCTGTGTCGGAGATGGGCAGAGCTTGTGGCAGAAGTAAAGTGGCTCAGCCACCGTGGTGCAGGCAAGAGGAGCAAATGCATAGATCAGAAAATCCAGGACACatgagaaggaaggaaattctgaggGGATAAAGGAGAAATCAAAAGGCTGGCGTTCTGGATGGTGCCCAAGAAGCAGAGCAGAAAAGCCAGGCCAGGAAGACGCTGGGTGGTCCAAGAGAAGGATACCGTGTCCTGTAGTCAGAGATGGGAGCCCGAGAGATACCAAGGTTGCCATCATAGCTGACAGTGTAAAATAGCTAACTTTTGTATGCACACCTACGTCTCCTAATAACCCCGTGAAGTATTAGTCTCCAGATGTTACAGGGAAGGAATCCGATGTGGAGAGGCTTGGTGACTCGCTGTAACTTAATTAGAAGAGAGGTGCAGGTAAGGACTTGCTGGCCTATAGAGTTGGAACCTTCATGTGATTTGTGACGAGGTATGAGTCTGGCACCAAGGTATCAGTAAGGAAGCTCTTCAGGACTGACCTCGTAAATGCAGCCAGAAGTCCCAGCATTCAAAACAACCAAGTGAGAATTAATAGCAAATTCAGCTGctcttccattttaaaatatattttccacagTGAACAAGCTAGGAAAACCAGGCTCATCTCAGCCAATGAAATCACCTGTGAAAACACTTGGATAATGTTTTTTTATGTGCATTTTCCTCTGGGCTAACTTGGCCTTTTGTTCCTGGATCAGCACCCAGGTTGCTCCTGACGACAAAGCCCATGTTCTAAAGAGGGGAATCAGGAATCAGAGGCATACTTACTAACCGTGGTGGTTTTCCAAACTGGGATTCACGTTTTCAATTGTAGAAACTTAACATCTACCAAAATCTGGCACTAAGGAGTTTAAGAAACAAGCCACAAAGCAGACCTTCATTAAGTCCCAGAAATCTAGGGAATATTGGAAAGTTTCTTTCTCAGATCCCAACATACATATGCCGTTTCCCCTTAACCATAAGAAATCTCACCGGATTGGTTTACTTGGTCCGTCTGGTCCTTCTACCTCATAAGAGAAAACTTTATCCCATTTAAATTGCAGGTTCCAGTCAAAAATGCCCCTTACAAGAGGAGAGGCCTTATATTCAAAGGTCATCTCGTCAATGACGTCTATCAGAGGGCACACTACCATCTTGGGGTTCTTGGAGATGGCCTGCAGCAGGGGCTCCAGCCAGACTCTGTTGACCTCGCAGTGGCTATCCAAGAACACCAGAACGTCCCCTGGGGAGGCAAGAACAGACTGACGCTAATCCGCATGGGCAAGACTCGGGACAACCAAACCCAAACAGGATGCAGAGAGGACCTGCAGAACATTCCCCCATGTTTGCCCTGGAGGAAACAGGAAACGCGTACTTCATCATGTCCGAAAAGGTGGGACACCATGTGCTGTGGGTGTTCAGAGGAAGCTGGCGAACTGGGTTAGAGACTGGTCTGGGAAAAATCCTAAAGAAGCAGGTGGAACTGAGCTGggcttcaatttttaaaagtcattttagtTTGGCCTTCACTGACCCACTTAATTTGGCAAATTCTTACTGAGATGATACCTTCTCAGGCATCGGTTTGGTGGTTGTGATGCAAAGATGCATAAAGCTTTTTACTCTGAGGtcaagttttgttttgtcttaacTTGGAGCCTCACCGTGGTGTTATTTATCGTGGTGCGGGGGATGGAACCCGGAGCCTGATATCTCCTAGGCCAGCACTCTGCTTCTGAGCCACATCACAGGCCTGAGTGCAAGTTTTAATGAGGGTCTGTTTTGCTTAGACAACATGGGAGTGGCCGGGCCGAAGCCAGCTATGTGTCATAAAATACATTCTACACATTCCAGGCAGGAGGGACTTCCAATTTCAGCTACTTATTTCCCCAGGTTTTTCTTCTATGGACAGCCCTCTTTTCCTTTCCACattaatttttcatcaaattctcTTATAATCTTGTTTTGGGTGAAGACCATCTCTGTAGAAGCTACTGCTCCCCCAGGCATGCTGGCCATAGAAAGTTCTTCCCTCTCCTACCTGGGTTAAGCCGACACCTAGGGGCAATGTCAGCTGCTGTGGCCCAACACTGTGCTTTGGGGAAGGAGGTGCTGACTGCTAGCAGTCCTTCCAGTTGTCCTGCAGATAAGGCCCTCCAGAGAAAGCCACAGGGACCAACTTAAACCAGACAGAACTGCCTGGCTTCCCTTCTAGGTGACCTAGAGTGAACTCTGCCTATTATAACCTCAATATAATGCCAAATTCCCCACCTCAGAGGCAATCCCATCTGCCATGCGCTGTGCATGTGGCAATCCCTGCTTACCCCTGGGGCGCCACTCCAGGGTGAGTAAAATTCCCTTGCTTCCTTTGTTTGAGGAAGCACTGCTGTCTGGCTTTGCACTCCCCCAAGTGTGAACACATTGCATTTGGTTATTGGCATTTCCTAGTTACCAGCAGCTACTTCCAAACCACAGAGTCTCTGTTCCCATGGGTGGTGGTgtatgtgtggggtgggggggggggacaacaTAACCTTTCCTTTAGATGTATTACAATCCATCTGATCATAACATTCCTTTTCTGACTTCTTCTTCACTTTGCAAAATCCATACAAAGCTTCCTCATTCTCCTGGTGGAGTAAGCTACCTGCATTTCTGAAATGCAGTGTCCATCCTGTAATCTATGGGCAACTGGACAGCAAACTGACCCCCACAAAAGGACAGATAGCAATAAACagtatgaagaaaaagaaactggagTAAGGATGACAGAGAGGAATGGGGGTTTGCTCTTTCAGACAGTGTTCCCCTCTTATCTGAAGTTCAGTTTGTGTTTTCAGTTACCTGTTTTCAACTACAGTGTGAAAATACTAACtggaaaattgcagaaataaacaattcataagttttcaaTGGCACACTACTCCCAGGAGGGTGAAGAAATCTCACCTACCCCTTTCTGCCCACCCAGCCCATAAATCATCCCTTTGTGCAGTGTATTCATGCTGTACATGACATCTGCAAGTCAATCACTGAGTAGCTTTCTTGGGTTTCAGATGATAGTTGTGATGTCAGggaacccttattttacttaatgatagCCTCAGAACACAAAGGTAGCAAAAGACAGATGAACCCTGGAAACACAGTCCTTATGAATGCATACGGTTCAGTACTATATGTAGATTCAAGTCACTGGGAGTCTTGAACTGTCTTGTGGATTAAGGGTGACGACTGTATAAGGTTGGTTTTGACACTCAAATGGACTACATTGTGTTGGTGGTTTGTATTGAGTTTTGAATAATGAGTATGTATTATCTTTATAGTTAAGAGAACATCTCCACTGATCAGTCCAACttagaaaaagagaataagaaaaaaagagagtcaaaatttacttttatttggcCTTTCATTCAACAAGAAGGTATTTCCTGCTAGGGAGCAGGGACATCCAATTGCAGTGTGGACTGATAAAATGTCCTTAAAAGGGACCTATCTTCTTGTTTCATGTTCTACAAACACCCTGTGATCATGAAGGTTTGGCGGGAAGCTTGAGGAGGAGGCGCCTCTGGGGAGGTGCTCAGATCTCGCAAGGCTCAGCTGCCCAGCAGTGTTGGTGGCTGATGCCCCTGGCCAACCATGGCTACCGAGTGTGTTGTGATGACCTGCTGCGGGTGACAGGCTCGTATCTGATCACTGGTCCATGTCTGGTTCCCCTACCTGGATCAGGAACCTCTCTCATTGGCCCTGGGACCGTGCTGCTCGGATCACCCTTCAGGAGAACCTGAACCTGAACCTGAACCTGTTGTGACCGTAGATTGGACTCTTCCCTGCTACCCAAGCTTTGGGGTCTACGGTGGCTCAGTCAAGGTCACGTTCCCCTCAGGGCATTCCCAGAGAGTGACTgagcacagtgtgtgtgtgtgtgtgtgtgtgtgtgtgtacgcatgtGTGCGTGTATAGGAAGGGGACCCAGAGACGGCTCATTCCGGCCATTCAGGATCCTTCAAGGCAACCAGCCCATTAGCCTCTCTGACAGCCACGCTGTAATCCCAAGCTCTTCAGTGCAaacctccctccatccctctcttCCTTCACGTGTGCCAGGCCAGAAACCCGAACCCTGTACAGGTGTTTTCCCACTGGGTGGCCCACACCGAAAAGACTCAGAATTTGTACCCAGGGGAACTCGGTCGGTAACAGGGGCTGGCATTCAGGCTTTTGTAAAAGAATATCTTCCATTTGAAATATCATAACATTTGGAAGCAGAACACTTTCAGAGCCAACAGAGGGTCTAAGGCTTGAACCCGCTGACAGAGGGAGGGTCTCGAGGACGGTTTTGGTGTGGGAAGATAGAGCTGCAAGGCACACTGTGGCTCGTGTCCTGAGGGATGTCCATACCTGAAGCATGTCCTGCTCCAATCATTCTGGATCGAATCAGCCCCTCTCTCTCCTTGTTTCTAATTAGTTTGATCTTCCCCCGAAAAATTTCCAGGTAGCCGTCTAGTTTTTCTTTCAAATCATCTAGAAAAATATCCAACACCTGACAATTTATAAACGGCAACTgtagaaattaaaacaacttaTCATCATTATGGACTGGTTCCTAAAAACAGTACTATTCCACAAAAgttttgactttaaaattttgtcttctgTAAGGGAGAGAAAGACAAGTGATTCATCAGCAAAATCACCAATAAAACACCTCTACTTTAATCAAtcactattaaaattttaacagaaaaaaagtatGAGTTATGGCACTTTGCTACTCATCGACCAGATTGTACCGTGATCAGCTATGCTTCTAACCCTGTGGTGACTCTTGGGCAAGTTGCCAACACACTCCAGTCCCAGTTTGCTCATCTGTGAGAAGGGACGCCCACCACGTTCCTCTAGTGAGAGGAAGAGATCGCCCCGCACAGAACCTGGCACCTAGAAGTCACTCAATGTTAGAGGCTAGCATGGTGACGTGAGCGGAAGCTCCGATGGGTGGGTGGACACAGGTGTTGTAGAGTTCTAGATTCCTCAGCCCGGGAGCATGGATGTGGAGCTGGGATCAGTGGAGCAGGTTCAGTGACCGTGGCGAAGGCAGTGTGTCCTTCCTCTCTCTAAAGATGGCCAGGGCCCTGTCAGAGGCATCTCAGAGTTCAGCTCTCTGCAAAACTCTCTAGCATCCAGGGCACAGGGGGCTCTGCGAGCCAAGACTTGGGGCGGAAAAGCACAATACTGGCAGCATAATCACTGACCCAATGTGGCTGGGGCTTGGACATTTCAGAAGATAGTCATGTTGTTGGTTGGCAACCCACAGGGACAGGGTGGTAGGAAAGGTGGAGGGTATCCACTGGCAGCGTCCATGGGAATCAGACAGGCTTTAGTTCAGCACACTGCCCGACCATCTATGACGCAGCCATTGTGAAGTAAAGGCAGGGTGTATCAGTCCTGAGCTCCATCGGGACCCAGGCCCTGGGCCCTGTGTTTGAGGTTCTACTGGGGTCCAAAGCCAAGGTTGAGGAGGAGTAAAGGTGTCTGGTCTGGCAGCACCCCCAGGTCTTGGCCCTCAGCAGTGACCTCTCTAGTTTCTTATGAAGGGGACGGAGTGCACCATAGCAGGTCAGACTCAGTGGGGTGGGTGGACTTCCCGCCTAGCCTGTTTCATGTTGGCAATGTTGCTTCAGCATGCCTGGCTCACCTACGGTTTGTACTCGGTTGTAAGCAGACACCTCATTTCAGATTCCAAGAGTTTTTAACCAGATTTGGTCCTTAAAAACCAGTACGCATGGAAAACAAGCACTTAGCTGAGCTGGTCCAATTGGAATGCTCCTCATGAAGGGCCTGGGCCAGGTCCTTTCCCTGCACTGAAGCCTCAATAGCTCCCCATATTTTGGAGTGACATTTGCTTAGAGGCCATTTCATCCTGAAGTGATCTCCAAGGACGAGGCTGGTGCTCCCATGCAGGCTCTGCGGAAGCCCATCAGGACAGGGGCCAGGTCCTCCAGATCTACCATATGCACTGATGgcacccagcacagtgcctgcctAGGCACCCGCCAAGAGCATTTCTGGATGAATCACTGAAGTGTCCCGAGGGAGGCTGCACCTCCACGGCAGGTCAGACAACCCATGTCCATCTTACCATACTCGCTATGGTCGTCCACCAAAATAATCTCCTCCAGGAGGTGGGATGGGGTGAGATATATGACACTGGACACTGTCCGGAACAAGACATGAAACTCCTCATTATAGAAGCAAATGACGACGCTGGCAGTGGGCAGGTTCATTGGGTATTGTTTCCCCAGACATCTGCAGGaataaataataggaagaaaGTGACTCATCCAAAAGCCGCGAATGCTTTGGGGCCTCCTTCAGACACCCTTCCCCATTTCCAACCACCACCCTTTACTCCTTTATTGATGATTCTGACAATAGGACGACAGTGATCTCAAAGTGCACAAATTAAGATCCAAAACT
This genomic interval from Marmota flaviventris isolate mMarFla1 chromosome 1, mMarFla1.hap1, whole genome shotgun sequence contains the following:
- the Galntl5 gene encoding inactive polypeptide N-acetylgalactosaminyltransferase-like protein 5 — translated: MSNISSLEELADNNFNFSDPELTSGLLKYGLNIIVSKSLGYQRDVPDSRNAICLGKQYPMNLPTASVVICFYNEEFHVLFRTVSSVIYLTPSHLLEEIILVDDHSEYDDLKEKLDGYLEIFRGKIKLIRNKEREGLIRSRMIGAGHASGDVLVFLDSHCEVNRVWLEPLLQAISKNPKMVVCPLIDVIDEMTFEYKASPLVRGIFDWNLQFKWDKVFSYEVEGPDGPSKPIRSPAMAGGLFAINRHYFYEIGQYDKGMNFWGGENVEISLRIWMCGGQLYIIPCSRVGHVIRNQIKRDPDLERAVIENYLRVVHVWMDEHQAHFFNRRPALKFKSYGNVSERVKLRKQLKCKSFQWYLDTIFPELEVSVNFW